The following proteins are co-located in the Camarhynchus parvulus chromosome 17, STF_HiC, whole genome shotgun sequence genome:
- the PTGES2 gene encoding prostaglandin E synthase 2, giving the protein MAGAGRVWRVGALLLPPAWRLRAPGRTFGAAAGRGGSSGGGRLVLGAAFALGGTAGLCLAARQRLREHSAAELPAGSLQLTLYQYKTCPFCSKVRAFLDYHGLPYEIVEVNPIMRKEIKFSSYRKVPILLANAGSPLQLNDSSVIISAIKTYLVSRRNSLEEIVSFYPPVKTVTEKGKEVVEYENKYWLMLDEKETKRVYPVKEVRVEEMKWRKWADDWLVHLISPNVYRTPKEALASFDYIVREGKFGTLEGLFAKYVGAVAMFFVSKRLKKRHQLRDDVREDLYEAVNEWVKAVGKNRQFMGGNQPNLADLAVYGVLRVMEGLEAFDDMMAHTSIQPWYQRMEEVIEKTGVAI; this is encoded by the exons ATGGCGGGTGCCGGCCGCGTCTGGCGGGTTGGAGCGCTGCTGTTGCCGCCAGCCTGGCGGCTGCGGGCCCCGGGACGAACCTTCGGCGCCGCGGCGGGACGGGgaggcagcagcggcggcggccgcctGGTGCTGGGCGCTGCGTTCGCTCTGGGCGGCACCGCCGGGCTGTGCCTGGCGGCGCGGCAGCGCCTGCGGGAGCACTCGGCCGCTGAG ctgcctgcagggagcctgCAGCTCACTCTCTACCAGTATAAAACGTGTCCTTTCTGCAGCAAAGTCAGAGCTTTTCTTGATTATCATGGACTGCCCTATGAAATTGTGGAAGTGAACCCAATCATGAGGAAAGAGATCAAATTCTCTTCCTACAGAAAGGTGCCCATCCTGCTAGCCAATGCTGGGAGCCCTCTG CAATTGAACGACTCCTCGGTGATAATCAGTGCAATAAAGACCTATCTTGTTTCCAG GAGGAATAGCTTAGAAGAAATCGTGTCCTTTTATCCACCTGTTAAAACAGTGACTGAAAAAGGCAAGGAGGTGGTTGAGTATGAGAATAAATACTGGCTCATGCTGGATGAGAAGGAGACCAAAAGAGTCTATCCTGTCAAAGAAGTGAGAGT GGAAGAAATGAAGTGGAGAAAATGGGCAGATGATTGGCTTGTTCACCTCATCTCCCCCAATGTTTACCGCACCCCCAAAGAAGCCTTGGCATCTTTTGATTACATTGTCCGTGAGGGGAAGTTTGGCACCTTGGAAGGTCTCTTTGCCAAATACGTGGGGGCTGTTGCCATGTTCTTCGTTAGCAAGAGGCTGAAGAAAAG ACACCAGCTTCGAGATGATGTCCGAGAAGATTTGTATGAAGCAGTTAACGAGTGGGTGAAAGCTGTTGGCAAAAATCGACAGTTCATGGGTGGGAACCAGCCAAACCTCGCTGACCTG gcagtgTACGGGGTACTCCGGGTCATGGAAGGGCTGGAAGCCTTTGATGACATGATGGCTCACACCAGTATTCAGCCTTGGTACCAGCGCATGGAAGAAGTCATTGAAAAAACTGGAGTTGCAATCTga
- the C17H9orf16 gene encoding UPF0184 protein C9orf16 homolog, whose amino-acid sequence MSGPNGDPHVLGGGTGDEGDEGGDTFEEEEYAAINSMLDQINSCLDHLEEKNDHLHICLKELLESNRQTRLEFQQQSKQLNTGADVQGSQPPA is encoded by the exons aTGTCGGGGCCCAACGGAGACCCGCACGTGTTGGGCGGTGGCACCGGCGACGAGGGCGACGAGGGCGGGGACACCTTCGAGGAGGAAG aaTATGCAGCAATAAACTCCATGCTGGACCAGATCAACTCCTGTTTGGATCACCTGGAGGAGAAGAATGATCACCTACACATCTGCTTGAAGGAACTGCTGGAGTCCAACCGCCAGACCCGGCTGGagttccagcagcagagcaagcagCTGAACACAGGAGCTGATGTACAGGGATCCCAGCCTCCTGCTTAG
- the CIZ1 gene encoding LOW QUALITY PROTEIN: cip1-interacting zinc finger protein (The sequence of the model RefSeq protein was modified relative to this genomic sequence to represent the inferred CDS: inserted 1 base in 1 codon) yields the protein MFNQQQFQQQLLQLQHLLQQQQQHHHHPPAQQGGRGLPPPPQQQQMLSLRATNQPSLLSANPMLQRALLMQQMQGNLRGFNMTAPALQQFFPQATRHSLLGPPPVGVSLKPTRLGFPSLPFQRQNRTFRKDFQRVPDRKRELDPGSSSQTQGDEKMEIPEGMQAGSEQNNSSPSTEPRTPAESVLNTEPAAKRLKSVTGESALEDATDSKKAGISCTHVQADGTDNAKEYTAEDLSRERKFSEEPKAPEVLSSGGSLKVTIQQSSESRAISTTALKPGHWACDVGTADPNPESVLKFYCYICKTNCCSQQNFQSHMAGIQHQQRLGEIQHMSNVCFVSLLPMVKQQKVLAGKDGETQQRWCNTCQVHFTGDLIKHRRTQEHKLAKRXLRPFCTVCSRHFKTPRKFVEHMKSPEHKQKAKEVRLGEKELGSPEDSEELITVDAVGCFEDDDEEEEEEEGGAGEEEDHDVVLMENEDSAAKQTGLKEVSLEDYEGSEKYCPDTAYGLDFLVPVAGYLCRLCHKFYHSDSAARLAHCKSLMHFENFQRYKAARHRATTAYPEAPLHSQGSSSQLLDDPKQPLATTAHTSKKMNDDHGIDKEGTELSALQEQTSRSLEGKGELATSRPEGKSLASVTDDVCGIMVVEEESLQDKSTATSADCLFSDESHTIGEPLGREEEANTARQRAGTDDHQDPGSGGGLGQKEAADAGQEAAAEPSSLAKGETGSLTSAGSRRSSRRKPR from the exons ATGTTCAAccagcagcagttccagcagcagctgctgcagctccagcacctcctccagcagcagcagcagcaccatcacCACCCTCCGGCGCAGCAGGGAGGCCG GGGtttgccgccgccgccgcagcagCAACAGATGCTGAGCTTACGGGCAACAAATCAGCCATCGCTGCTCAGTGCCAATCCTATGCTTCAGCGGGCCTTACTCATGCAGCAGATGCAAG GAAACCTGCGTGGATTTAACATGACAGcgccagcactgcagcagttcTTCCCTCAGGCTACAAGACATTCCCTCCTGGGACCACCACCTGTTGGGGTCTCCTTAAAGCCAACTCGGCTGGGCTTCCCCAGCCTCCCATTCCAGCGGCAGAACCGGACCTTTCGCAAG GACTTCCAGAGGGTTCCTGACAGGAAGCGGGAACTGGATCCTGGGTCTTCATCTCAGACACAAGGTGatgagaaaatggaaattccAGAGGGAATGCAAGCAGGGTCAGAGCAGAACAATTCCTCACCATCCACAG AGCCAAGAACTCCAGCAGAGTCTGTGTTGAACACTGAGCCTGCAGCAAAAAGACTGAAGAG TGTGACTGGCGAGTCTGCATTAGAGGATGCCACAGACAGCAAGAAAGCAGGAATCTCATGCACCCATGTCCAAGCTGATG GTACAGACAATGCAAAGGAGTACACAGCTGAAGATCTCTCCAGAGAGAGGAAATTCTCAGAGGAACCGAAGGCTCCTGAG GTGTTGAGCTCTGGAGGTTCACTGAAAGTGACTattcagcagagcagtgagagcagagctATCAGTACAACAGCTCTGAAACCAGGGCACTGGGCCTGCGACGTGGGCACAGCTGATCCCAACCCGGAATCCGTCCTTAAATTCTACTGTTACATCTGCAAGACCAATTGCTGCAGTCAGCAG AATTTCCAATCCCACATGGCTGGAATTCAGCACCAGCAGCGACTTGGGGAGATTCAGCACATGAgcaatgtttgttttgtttcactaCTGCCCATGGTGAAACAGCAGAAGGTGCTAGCAGGAAAAGATGG AGAGACCCAGCAGCGGTGGTGTAACACCTGCCAGGTGCATTTCACAGGGGACCTCATCAAACATCGCAGGACCCAGGAACACAAG CTGGCCAAAC CGCTCCGTCCCTTCTGCACTGTCTGCAGCCGCCACTTCAAGACCCCTCGCAAGTTTGTGGAGCATATGAAGTCCCCTGAGCACAAACAGAAAGCCAAAGAG GTTAGGCTAGGAGAGAAGGAGTTGGGGAGCCCAGAAGATTCAGAGGAGTTGATCACTGTGGATGCTGTTGGCTGTTTtgaagatgatgatgaggaagaggaggaggaggagggaggagctggTGAGGAGGAAGATCATGATGTAGTGCTGATGGAGAATGAGGATTCTGCTGCCAAACAG ACTGGGCTGAAGGAAGTGTCTTTGGAGGATTACGAAGGAAGTGAGAAGTATTGTCCAGACACAGCCTATG GCCTGGATTTTCTGGTCCCCGTCGCAGGTTACCTCTGCAGGCTGTGTCACAAATTCTACCATAGCGACTCCGCTGCCCGGCTCGCACACTGCAAGTCCCTGATGCATTTTGAGAACTTTCAG AGATACAAGGCAGCAAGGCATCGTGCCACAACTGCCTACCCCGAGGCTCCTTTGCATTCCCAGGGCTCCAGCTCCCAATTGCTGGATGATCCAAAACAGCCTCTTGCTACAACAGCACATACCAGCAAGAAGATGAATGATGATCATGGGATAGATaaggagggcacagagctgtcagcCCTGCAAGAACAAACTTCAAGGTCTCTGGAGGGTAAGGGTGAGCTGGCCACCTCTAGGCCAGAGGGCAAGAGCCTGGCCAGTGTGACTGATGATGTATGTGGTATCATGGTTGTAGAAGAAGAAAGTCTACAGGACAAGTCCACTGCCACTAGTGCCGACTGCCTGTTCTCCGATGAGAGCCACACCATAGGGGAGCCCCTGGGACGTGAGGAAGAAGCCAACACAGCCAGGCAGAGGGCAGGCACAGACGACCACCAGGATCCAGGGAGTGGAGGAGGCTTAGGACagaaggaggcagcagatgcaggccaggaggcagcagcagagccttccTCCCTGGCCAAAGGTGAGACAGGCAGTCTCACCTCTGCTGGGTCCAGACGCTCTTCCAGGCGCAAACCCAGATAG